The DNA region CATAGTCCTGTATCTTCCCAGCATTATCATAAATAGTTAAATGTGAACGATTTCCTATTATTGTTTCACGAAGTGCAATATCAAAACCCGTCATAACACTCATAACAATAATAAGAGTAATAACCCCGACACTCACGCCGGCAATCGAAATGATAGAAATCAAACTGATAAAACGATTCCGCCGTTTGCTTCGTAAGTACCTTAACGCAACAAAGGCTTCAAATTTCAAAGGTAACTCCTATATATTGTTTATAGTTTTCTAAGTAAAGGAAATAATATTACATCACGTATGGATGACGAATTTGTACAAAGCATCGCAAGACGGTCAATTCCAATCCCCAATCCAGCAGTCGGTGGCATACCTACTTCCAAAGCGGTAAGAAAATCTTCATCAAGGTATTGGGCTTCATCATCACCCGCTTCACGCAGGCGAACCTGTTCCATAAACCGCTCTCTCTGGTCTAATGGGTCATTCAATTCGGAAAAGGCGTTACACACTTCCAAACCACCAATAAATAATTGGTATCGCTCCGTCAAAACAGGATTATCCCGTTTCTTTTTTGCTAACGGAGATATTTCGATAGGATAATCATAAAGGAACGTAGGCTGTATAAGATGAGGTTTGACTTTTGTAGACATAACTTCATCTACTATTTTTCCATAGCCCATTTCAGGAGGAATTTCAACTCCAATTTGTTCTGCCAATCGCTTAGCTTCATCACGGTCACGAGTTGATTCAAGGTCTATCCCCGCAAATTGACGGATAGCCTCATGCAAAGGAATACGCTTCCATGGGCGTGCCAATGAAATCTCTTGCTCTTGATAAGTAAAATTCTCAGCACCTATAATCTTAGTCATTATCGTATAGAATAAGTCCTCTGTTTCCTCCATCAATCCCAAATAATCCTGATATGCTTCGTAGAGTTCCATAATAGTAAACTCTGGATTATGTTTTGTATCAACACCCTCATTACGAAAACAACGGTTTATCTCAAACACACGTTCGAAACCACCAACAATAAGCCGTTTTAAATACAGTTCAGGGGCTATTCGCAAATAA from Candidatus Hydrogenedens sp. includes:
- the lysS gene encoding lysine--tRNA ligase; amino-acid sequence: MEEQFKEHSTLQELRENRIRKMNHFRERGDNPYKYIFHRSTAIAKIREQFEKIEQEHAEQAQEGIPATLAGRITARREQGKSTFMDLRDESGRIQLFFGEKQVGEDKYETLKDFDLGDFIGVVGSVRRTKRGEITLFVKEFEILTKSLRSLPEKFHGLTDVETRYRQRYLDLIANPEVMEVFRKRTQMIDEIRSYLKERGFLEVETPMLHPIPGGATARPFVTHHNAYDTDLYLRIAPELYLKRLIVGGFERVFEINRCFRNEGVDTKHNPEFTIMELYEAYQDYLGLMEETEDLFYTIMTKIIGAENFTYQEQEISLARPWKRIPLHEAIRQFAGIDLESTRDRDEAKRLAEQIGVEIPPEMGYGKIVDEVMSTKVKPHLIQPTFLYDYPIEISPLAKKKRDNPVLTERYQLFIGGLEVCNAFSELNDPLDQRERFMEQVRLREAGDDEAQYLDEDFLTALEVGMPPTAGLGIGIDRLAMLCTNSSSIRDVILFPLLRKL